In the Malaya genurostris strain Urasoe2022 chromosome 1, Malgen_1.1, whole genome shotgun sequence genome, one interval contains:
- the LOC131425775 gene encoding katanin p80 WD40 repeat-containing subunit B1, with protein sequence MALAARKTPTKIYDIQAHDSKVTCLDIGETGRVLVTGGQDRNVNLWTFGSKDCFMSLAGHNAPVDCVKFAYSDDQVYSADDTGVIKRWDLQSGSEYATFFGHMKTVRTLDYHPYSEYVVSGSHDTSIRLWDVRQSLCIKRYRGHISHVNSVKFSPDGLWIASAGTEGSVIIWDIRMSKQFMEFTERESPAICVQYHPSDLLMAAGRNDGSVDLYDLEKKQLISRADKTHSKGHTVKCIAFDEGGSCLFVGTAAGISVVGWEPDQEYDHLDSTWTLLGDMITAGKKLICGTYENRNVSIHALNLTQVKPFFNPQNQPFNHHQSSRKSFSRGSGKVRLSVGERSIPGDAMEDCTNGGMSPNLSIEMIDEEDATAVTEQKGFDFSRRNGSGTGSYESFTPPAPAVPPVAIVTPPSGALSNSNYLVKEEMKMYNITTPTGYSSDLDYYPCKNNSSDAEKEDFPVTNAQPPDYAPKLTSISTTSTTSSTTSLSKTTLVRQKTETSNNINNNNVQQRRPSQPNISFARNATNSNLTRRISTSRSTLELNKLSQEEQVTFKKPISRGSSPIRNNTALSSKIRKSESSVQITNVKNGTNRHSIAHNANVKVEILTKPMRSKTSLDMRQRNNNADGNISSATMNRAGIIHQNNGNTMMGTVGGGHSLTHIGIADNGGGSSLERDSIMMPPPPLIPPVGHHHHHFSHIRYSHDATNFSGSSSVGGGAMSTTEEYEIQLLINEHDSIFHALCNRAALLGSIRKYTEKGEVSTALKVAIRMNDPHVLVDLLGAILEKSSQFTLDMCVLLLPKIYDLLQSEYKFHCTRACDALRIILTTFLTVIRENTNPWSAIGVDVSREERVSKCVECKTWLLRIRTLPENPKIGTNLQQLQNMMVDL encoded by the exons ATGGCCTTAGCAGCCAGAAAGACACCAACGAAAATTT ATGATATTCAGGCACACGATAGTAAGGTTACATGTTTGGACATCGGAGAAACTGGGCGGGTGTTGGTCACTGGAGGTCAGGATCGAAATGTAAACTTATGGACCTTTGGTAGCAAGGATTGTTTTATG TCTCTCGCTGGTCACAATGCCCCTGTCGATTGTGTCAAGTTTGCCTATTCGGACGACCAGGTCTATTCGGCCGATGACACGGGAGTCATCAAACGCTGGGATCTCCAATCGGGCTCCGAATATGCCACCTTTTTCGGACACATGAAAACGGTCCGCACACTCGATTACCACCCGTACAGCGAATACGTGGTATCGGGCAGTCATGACACTTCGATACGGCTGTGGGATGTACGGCAGAGTCTCTGTATCAAGCGGTACCGGGGGCACATTTCGCACGTCAATTCGGTAAAGTTTTCGCCGGACGGACTGTGGATCGCTTCAGCTGGCACTGAGGGTAGTgtaattatatgggatatacgAATGAGCAAACAGTTTATGGAATTTACCGAACGAGAATCGCCGGCGATCTGCGTTCAGTATCACCCGTCCGATCTGCTGATGGCAGCCGGGAGAAATGATGGAAGTGTCGATTTGTACGATTTAGAGAAGAAACAGTTGATTTCGAGGGCTGACAAGACTCACTCGAAGGGCCATACGGTGAAGTGTATTGCGTTCGACGAAGGTGGTTCGTGTTTGTTCGTCGGTACCGCTGCGGGTATTTCCGTGGTTGGCTGGGAGCCAGATCAGGAGTATGACCATTTGGATTCAACTTGGACTTTGTTGGGCGATATGATAACGGCTGGCAAAAAGCTAATTTGCGGAACATACGAAAATCGGAACGTTTCGATTCATGCGTTGAATCTGACCCAGGTGAAACCATTTTTCAATCCTCAGAACCAGCCATTCAATCATCATCAAAGCTCAAGGAAAAGTTTTAGTCGTGGCAGTGGAAAAGTTCGATTGTCGGTTGGTGAGCGTTCCATTCCCGGAGATGCAATGGAGGACTGCACAAATGGAGGAATGTCTCCAAATCTTAGTATTGAGATGATTGACGAAGAAGATGCGACAGCCGTGACCGAACAGAAAGGTTTCGATTTTAGCCGCCGGAATGGTAGTGGCACCGGAAGTTATGAATCTTTCACGCCGCCAGCGCCTGCTGTACCACCGGTAGCGATCGTAACTCCACCTTCTGGCGCATTGTCGAATAGTAACTATCTGGTCAAGGAAGAGATGAAAATGTACAATATTACAACACCGACAGGCTATTCTAGCGATCTGGATTACTATCCGTGCAAAAACAATTCTTCCGATGCCGAGAAGGAAGACTTTCCTGTGACAAATGCTCAACCTCCTGATTATGCTCCAAAATTGACTAGCATTAGTACGACCAGTACCACCAGCAGCACCACTTCATTGTCGAAAACTACTCTCGTAAGACAGAAAACCGAAACAAgcaacaacatcaacaacaacaacgtacAGCAACGACGTCCTTCTCAACCAAATATATCATTCGCCAGAAACGCGACCAACAGTAATTTAACCAGGCGAATATCAACCTCCAGAAGTACGCTCGAATTGAACAAACTATCACAAGAAGAACAG GTTACCTTCAAGAAGCCTATTAGTCGCGGAAGTTCTCCTATCAGAAACAATACTGCGCTGAGTAGTAAAATACGCAAGAGCGAAAGTTCGGTACAAATCACCAACGTTAAAAACGGCACTAACCGGCACAGCATTGCCCACAACGCCAACGTCAAGGTGGAGATTTTAACAAAACCGATGCGATCGAAAACTTCACTGGATATGCGTCAACGGAACAACAATGCCGATGGTAACATCAGCAGTGCCACGATGAACCGCGCTGGTATTATCCATCAAAATAATGGCAACACGATGATGGGTACTGTGGGTGGTGGTCACAGTTTGACTCACATCGGCATTGCCGATAACGGTGGTGGTAGCAGCTTGGAACGGGACTCGATAATGATGCCTCCTCCGCCTTTGATTCCACCGGtcggtcatcatcatcatcacttcTCACATATTCGATATTCACACGATGCCACTAACTTCAGCGGTAGTAGCAGCGTTGGTGGCGGGGCCATGAGCACAACCGAGGAATACGAGATTCAGCTGCTGATAAATGAACACGACAGTATATTTCACGCTCTCTGTAATCGCGCAGCACTGCTAGGAAGCATTCGGAAATACACGGAAAAAGGAGAAGTTAGCACGGCGCTTAAGGTAGCAATCCGTATGAACGATCCGCACGTTCTCGTCGATTTGCTCGGCGCGATACTGGAAAAATC TTCACAATTCACGCTTGACATGTGCGTGCTGCTGTTGCCAAAAATCTACGATCTGCTTCAGAGTGAATACAAATT
- the LOC131425776 gene encoding serine--tRNA ligase, mitochondrial translates to MFASCRLFTLNSNIFLLRSFRSVYQTTRPYQPNYDTNYLLNPANIEEILKNINCRKGIGNIELVHAINEELKATPVENATERTNLKLKLLAELGKIPNRTHPDVLSYGANPKVVQYYNEKPTFASEKAFEFSEIAKKMNLLRTEKLGNFTGHKSYYLTGELAELEQALIQYTVIKLLTNGFKLITVPDILPAQTIESCGMNTHGDRNQVYKLNSTHDTLCLSGTSEMALAGYFAGTELEEASLPIKLTAVSRCFRAESSGLHEEKGIYRVHQFTKVEMFSVCRPDQSDAILEEFKHIEVGLFNELGIHFQLLDMPACELGAPAYRKYDIEAWMPGREMYGEISSCSDCTDYQSRRLGILYRATQDDKLRYTHTVNGTACAIPRMLIALLENFQNPDKTITIPEPLQRFMHGKKTISRKKLLPELKITKRLDQEDIC, encoded by the exons ATGTTTGCTTCGTGTCGCTTATTTACCTTAAATTCCAATATATTCCTTTTAAGAAGCTTCCGTTCAGTATACCAAACAACTCGACCTTATCAACCAAATTATGACACGAATTACCTTCTGAATCCTGCAAACATAGAAGAAATCCTCAAAAATATCAATTGCCGAAAAGGAATTGGTAACATCGAGTTGGTGCATGCGATAAACGAAGAACTTAAAGCAACACCTGTTGAAAACGCCACAGAACGAACTAACTTGAAACTGAAACTACTAGCAGAATTGGGAAAAATTCCTAACAGGACACACCCGGATGTGTTGAGTTATGGTGCCAATCCAAAAGTCGTACAGTACTACAATGAAAAACCAACGTTTGCCTCCGAGAAAGCATTTGAGTTTTCTGAAATcgcgaaaaaaatgaatctttTGCGAACAGAAAAACTGGGAAATTTTACTGGTCACAAATCGTACTACTTGACTGGGGAATTGGCCGAGCTG GAGCAAGCACTGATTCAGTATACTGTGATAAAACTGTTGACAAACGGGTTCAAACTTATTACAGTTCCCGATATTTTACCGGCTCAAACAATAGAAAGCTGTGGTATGAACACTCATGGCGACCGAAACCAAGTGTACAAGTTAAATAGCACTCACGACACTCTGTGCCTCTCGGGAACCTCGGAGATGGCTCTAGCGGGGTATTTCGCCGGTACTGAGCTGGAAGAAGCATCGCTGCCTATTAAACTGACCGCAGTAAGTCGATGCTTCCGGGCGGAATCCTCAGGGCTGCACGAAGAGAAGGGAATTTATCGTGTTCATCAATTCACCAAGGTGGAAATGTTCTCTGTCTGTCGACCAGATCAATCGGATGCGATATTAGAGGAGTTCAAACATATTGAAGTCGGTTTGTTCAACGAACTTGGGATACATTTCCAACTACTGGATATGCCTGCATGTGAGTTGGGAGCTCCtgcgtatcgcaagtatgacaTCGAAGCCTGGATGCCTGGTCGGGAGATGTATGGAGAAATATCGAGCTGCAGTGACTGCACGGATTATCAGTCACGAAGACTAG GTATACTTTATCGAGCTACGCAGGATGATAAGCTCCGGTATACCCATACCGTTAACGGTACAGCTTGTGCCATACCTCGGATGTTAATTGCCCTATTggaaaactttcaaaatcccGACAAGACAATTACAATTCCCGAACCGCTGCAGCGCTTCATGCATGGCAAGAAAACTATTAGCAGAAAAAAGCTGCTACCTGAATTGAAAATAACCAAACGTTTGGATCAGGAAGATATATGTTGA